A single window of Fischerella sp. PCC 9605 DNA harbors:
- a CDS encoding MBOAT family O-acyltransferase, whose product MNFISILYGLFLLSVLIIYWLVTQQKLRLWALLIASIAFYASLQLQYVPLLLTLIFINFRFGLAIGYNNSRSRIDIYDLDLQISDEQMQFHQADWNSRRLKLLWLGVIINILLLLGFKYVTPLIKFFHHNDSTNSALVSLKLIAPLGISFFTFECIAYLVDVYRGAPAANQFVKFAAYKFFFAKLISGPITRFHNLANQFNHLHLPTADVVTEALWLIALGAVKKGVLADHLGIYVDLCFGNLQRAGSTDLWLAIFAYSFQLYLDFSGYVDIARGSALLFGLVLPENFDFPYFSTSIADFWRRWHITLGDWLRNYIYFPLGGSRQGLGHTCLNLVIVMLIAGIWHGAALGFFVWGACHGLALVVHRLTDAFSDRFENLENFWHNPLGTFVAWLLTQLMVFTSWIWFRLPNLQDSSLVFQHLWGYPADTQFAQKVYVEALNISQYQLGMLLGIIAICMAVIYYFNRQLKLQFNWPVKLLFVLPCFYAVWVLAPEGSLPYIYFDF is encoded by the coding sequence ATGAACTTCATATCAATCTTATACGGACTGTTTTTACTCAGCGTACTGATAATTTATTGGTTGGTAACACAACAGAAATTACGGCTGTGGGCATTACTGATTGCCAGCATTGCTTTCTATGCATCTTTACAGCTTCAGTACGTTCCACTGCTATTAACACTAATTTTTATTAACTTTCGTTTTGGACTAGCTATTGGTTACAATAACTCACGCAGCCGAATAGATATCTATGATTTAGACTTGCAAATTTCTGACGAACAGATGCAGTTTCATCAAGCTGATTGGAACAGTCGGCGTTTAAAACTATTATGGCTGGGTGTAATTATTAATATTCTGCTGCTGTTAGGTTTTAAGTATGTCACTCCTTTAATTAAATTTTTTCACCATAATGATTCAACAAATTCAGCACTGGTTTCTTTGAAATTAATTGCACCTTTAGGTATTTCATTTTTCACATTTGAGTGTATTGCTTATTTAGTTGATGTTTATCGTGGTGCGCCTGCTGCTAATCAGTTTGTTAAATTTGCAGCATATAAATTTTTCTTTGCTAAATTGATTTCTGGCCCAATTACTCGCTTCCACAACCTGGCAAATCAATTCAATCATCTACACTTGCCTACAGCTGATGTTGTAACAGAAGCGCTATGGTTGATTGCACTAGGAGCAGTTAAAAAAGGTGTTTTGGCAGATCACCTGGGAATATATGTAGATTTATGCTTCGGTAATTTACAAAGAGCAGGTAGCACTGATTTATGGTTAGCAATATTTGCCTACAGTTTTCAGTTGTATTTAGATTTCAGCGGTTATGTAGATATTGCCCGTGGTAGTGCTTTACTTTTCGGCTTGGTTTTACCAGAAAATTTTGACTTTCCCTACTTCAGCACAAGTATTGCAGACTTTTGGCGACGCTGGCATATAACGCTGGGAGATTGGCTGCGTAATTATATCTACTTCCCTTTAGGTGGTTCGCGTCAAGGATTGGGGCACACCTGCTTGAATTTAGTGATTGTGATGTTAATCGCTGGTATTTGGCATGGTGCGGCATTAGGTTTTTTTGTTTGGGGAGCTTGCCACGGTTTAGCCTTAGTTGTGCATAGACTTACTGATGCTTTTAGCGATCGCTTTGAGAACTTAGAAAATTTCTGGCACAATCCCTTGGGTACATTTGTAGCTTGGCTGCTGACACAACTGATGGTTTTCACCTCTTGGATCTGGTTCCGCCTACCGAATCTGCAAGATTCTTCTTTAGTATTTCAGCACCTTTGGGGATATCCTGCTGATACCCAGTTTGCTCAAAAAGTCTATGTGGAAGCTCTAAACATCAGTCAATATCAACTAGGAATGCTGCTGGGCATTATTGCTATTTGCATGGCTGTAATTTATTACTTTAACCGTCAACTGAAATTACAGTTCAATTGGCCTGTAAAACTCTTGTTTGTGCTTCCTTGCTTCTATGCGGTCTGGGTACTAGCTCCAGAAGGCAGTTTGCCGTATATCTACTTTGATTTTTAA
- the psbA gene encoding photosystem II q(b) protein, with protein MTTTLQRRASGNVWERFCDWVTSTENRLYVGWFGVLMIPTLLAATTCFIIAFIAAPPVDIDGIREPVAGSLLYGNNIISGAVVPSSNAIGLHFYPIWEAASLDEWLYNGGPYQLVIFHFLIGCFCYMGRQWELSYRLGMRPWICVAYSAPLASATAVFLIYPLGQGSFSDGMPLGISGTFNFMIVFQAEHNILMHPFHQLGVAGVFGGSLFSAMHGSLVTSSLVRETTETESQNYGYKFGQEEETYNIVAAHGYFGRLIFQYASFNNSRSLHFFLAAWPVVGIWFTALGISTMAFNLNGFNFNQSVIDSTGRVINTWADIINRANLGMEVMHERNAHNFPLDLASTEAAPVAISAPAING; from the coding sequence ATGACTACAACCTTACAAAGACGCGCAAGCGGCAACGTATGGGAACGGTTCTGCGATTGGGTAACCAGCACAGAAAACCGTTTATATGTAGGTTGGTTCGGCGTCCTGATGATTCCTACTCTCTTAGCCGCCACCACCTGCTTCATTATCGCTTTCATCGCTGCTCCTCCCGTTGACATCGATGGCATCCGTGAACCTGTAGCAGGTTCCTTACTGTATGGCAACAACATCATCTCTGGTGCTGTTGTTCCTTCTTCTAACGCCATTGGCTTGCACTTCTACCCCATCTGGGAAGCAGCTTCCTTAGATGAGTGGTTGTACAACGGTGGTCCATACCAGTTGGTAATCTTCCACTTCCTGATTGGCTGCTTCTGCTACATGGGACGTCAGTGGGAGTTGTCCTACCGCTTAGGAATGCGTCCTTGGATCTGCGTAGCTTACTCTGCTCCTTTGGCATCTGCGACCGCAGTATTCTTGATCTACCCCTTGGGTCAAGGTTCCTTCTCTGATGGTATGCCCTTGGGTATTTCTGGAACCTTCAACTTCATGATCGTGTTCCAAGCTGAGCACAACATTCTGATGCACCCCTTCCACCAGCTAGGTGTAGCAGGTGTATTCGGTGGTAGCTTGTTCAGTGCAATGCACGGTTCTCTAGTAACTTCTTCCTTGGTGCGTGAAACCACCGAGACCGAATCTCAGAACTACGGTTACAAGTTCGGTCAAGAAGAAGAAACCTACAACATCGTTGCAGCACACGGCTACTTCGGTCGTTTGATCTTCCAATACGCTTCCTTCAACAACAGCCGCAGCTTGCACTTCTTCCTGGCTGCTTGGCCTGTAGTTGGTATCTGGTTCACCGCGCTGGGTATCAGCACGATGGCGTTCAACCTGAATGGTTTCAACTTCAACCAGTCAGTAATTGACTCTACTGGTCGCGTCATCAACACTTGGGCAGACATCATCAACCGCGCTAACTTGGGTATGGAAGTTATGCACGAGCGCAATGCTCACAACTTCCCTCTCGACTTGGCTAGCACCGAAGCTGCTCCTGTTGCTATCAGTGCTCCTGCTATCAACGGTTAA
- a CDS encoding metal ABC transporter permease, protein MNYELLQALIEPLQYGFMQRSLVIAILVGMLCAVVGSYLMVQRLALLGDAISHSVLPGLAIAFLLGGNIFIGAFIAGVVSTMCIALIRTRSPIKEDAAMGIVFSAFFALGITLITVIQKENKIDLNHFLFGNILGVTAQDVRDTAIIAAIVFIVVFLLYKELLFYTFDPLGAQAAGLPVNRLNFGLMLLIALTIVASMKAVGVILVLSLLITPGATAYLLVKRLHQVMILGAVIGVISSISGMYLSYFYNLPSGPAIVLVVSALFLLALLFSPNYGILNHGKNYSQQKQ, encoded by the coding sequence ATGAATTATGAATTACTGCAAGCGTTGATTGAGCCTTTACAGTATGGCTTTATGCAGCGATCGCTTGTCATCGCCATTTTAGTAGGCATGTTGTGTGCTGTTGTGGGTAGCTACTTGATGGTGCAGCGGTTAGCTTTGCTGGGTGATGCTATCAGTCACTCGGTTTTGCCGGGACTGGCGATCGCTTTTTTATTGGGAGGTAATATTTTTATTGGCGCGTTTATTGCGGGTGTCGTCAGTACAATGTGCATCGCCTTGATCAGAACGCGATCGCCTATTAAAGAAGACGCAGCAATGGGAATAGTTTTTTCGGCATTCTTTGCCCTTGGTATTACTTTGATTACCGTAATTCAAAAAGAAAATAAAATTGACCTCAATCACTTTCTCTTTGGCAATATTCTCGGCGTGACTGCACAAGATGTGCGAGACACAGCCATCATTGCTGCCATAGTGTTCATAGTGGTCTTTTTGTTATACAAAGAACTGCTATTTTATACCTTTGATCCTTTAGGTGCTCAAGCAGCAGGTTTACCAGTAAATCGGCTCAACTTTGGACTGATGCTGCTAATTGCTTTAACAATTGTCGCCAGCATGAAAGCTGTTGGCGTTATTCTCGTACTATCACTGTTAATTACACCAGGAGCAACCGCTTATTTATTAGTTAAACGCCTGCACCAAGTCATGATTTTAGGAGCAGTAATTGGGGTAATTTCTAGTATTAGCGGTATGTACCTCAGTTATTTTTATAATTTACCCTCCGGGCCGGCTATTGTTTTAGTAGTATCGGCATTATTTCTATTAGCATTACTTTTTAGCCCCAATTACGGGATTTTAAATCACGGTAAAAATTATTCGCAGCAAAAGCAGTGA
- a CDS encoding metal ABC transporter ATP-binding protein produces the protein METVFLQPTLLQKRTVEMLTPAITSIDTDANDAINIAHLSVHYRAVEALTDVNCTVKAGQLTGIFGPNGAGKSTLMKAMLGLVPSSGTVLYKEKPLTQQLEKVAYVPQRSQIDWTYPATVWDVVMMGRVKKTGWLRSFSTVSRQVAKAALERVGIIEYRNRPIGQLSGGQQQRVFLARALAQEAEIFCFDEPFVGIDQKTQSVIFEVFHELAAAGKIVLVVNHDLGESITHFDELILLNREVIATGSRQQVLTEENLSRAYSGNVIFWKEAA, from the coding sequence ATGGAAACCGTATTTTTACAGCCAACTCTACTCCAGAAACGAACAGTAGAAATGCTCACTCCAGCGATAACATCTATTGATACCGATGCTAACGATGCCATTAACATTGCCCATTTAAGCGTGCATTATCGGGCAGTAGAAGCCCTCACGGACGTAAACTGTACTGTGAAAGCAGGACAACTAACAGGTATATTTGGCCCCAATGGTGCTGGTAAAAGCACGTTGATGAAAGCGATGCTGGGGTTAGTTCCCAGTAGCGGTACGGTGCTGTATAAAGAAAAACCTTTGACACAGCAACTGGAGAAAGTTGCTTATGTACCGCAGCGCAGTCAAATTGACTGGACATATCCCGCTACAGTTTGGGATGTAGTGATGATGGGAAGGGTGAAGAAAACAGGTTGGTTGCGTAGTTTTAGTACAGTGAGTCGGCAGGTAGCAAAAGCTGCTTTGGAAAGAGTAGGCATAATTGAATACCGTAACCGTCCCATCGGACAGCTTTCGGGAGGACAGCAACAACGGGTATTTTTAGCGCGTGCTTTAGCACAGGAAGCGGAAATTTTTTGCTTTGATGAGCCGTTTGTGGGTATCGATCAGAAAACTCAGTCAGTCATTTTTGAAGTATTTCACGAACTCGCTGCTGCTGGAAAAATAGTTCTTGTTGTCAACCATGACTTAGGGGAATCTATCACTCATTTTGATGAGTTAATTTTATTAAATCGCGAGGTAATTGCTACAGGTTCTCGACAGCAGGTATTAACTGAAGAAAATTTGTCCCGCGCCTACAGTGGTAATGTAATCTTTTGGAAAGAGGCAGCATAA
- a CDS encoding metal ABC transporter substrate-binding protein, producing MKTSIAGIMLNIHEANATGGRHKQVKSQKSKVKSQKSRVKGQESKDSSTLPLSPSHTPHTSHTPHPSPSSLWWQQFPHHLCLGIVLPLALFGCTPSNSSNPAADGKPQVVATSTIIADLAEEVGGDEIQLKGILQPGTDPHVYEPRPQDSKFLEEADLILYNGYNLEPGLIKLMNAAGTKARKLAVGEVAKPLQLEKSKGEVVPDPHVWGDVKNAIAMVNAIRDALIELSPEDKAEFTQNAQQLTTELKQLDSWITQQIQTIPPDKRKLVTTHDAFQYYGRAYNIPIAGTLIGISTEEQPSAQTVKQLVESIKKIGVPAIFAETTINPTLIKTVAQEAGVKLAPRQLYSDSIGAPGSDGDSYSKMMQANTQTIVEALAGKYTPFQPATSKKN from the coding sequence ATGAAAACATCTATAGCTGGGATAATGTTGAACATACATGAAGCTAATGCTACAGGCGGAAGGCACAAACAAGTCAAAAGTCAAAAGTCAAAAGTCAAAAGTCAAAAGTCAAGAGTCAAGGGTCAAGAGTCAAAAGATTCCTCCACCCTTCCCCTCTCACCCTCCCACACCCCCCACACTTCCCACACTCCCCACCCCTCCCCCTCATCACTCTGGTGGCAGCAATTCCCCCATCACCTATGTCTGGGAATAGTTTTACCGCTTGCGTTATTTGGTTGTACACCATCGAATTCTTCTAACCCAGCGGCAGATGGCAAGCCGCAAGTTGTAGCAACTAGCACTATTATTGCCGATCTGGCTGAGGAAGTTGGCGGAGACGAAATTCAGCTAAAGGGAATTCTCCAACCGGGTACAGATCCGCATGTTTACGAACCAAGACCACAAGATAGTAAGTTTTTAGAAGAAGCGGACTTGATTTTGTATAACGGTTACAACTTAGAACCCGGACTAATTAAGTTAATGAATGCAGCAGGAACTAAGGCGCGGAAGTTAGCGGTGGGAGAGGTAGCAAAGCCGTTACAACTGGAAAAAAGCAAAGGCGAGGTAGTCCCAGATCCGCACGTTTGGGGTGATGTGAAAAATGCGATCGCAATGGTGAACGCGATTCGGGATGCTTTAATTGAGTTATCACCAGAAGACAAAGCAGAATTTACCCAAAACGCACAGCAACTTACTACGGAATTAAAACAGTTAGATAGCTGGATTACTCAACAAATTCAAACTATTCCCCCAGATAAGCGCAAACTTGTAACCACCCACGATGCGTTTCAATATTACGGACGCGCTTACAACATACCAATTGCAGGTACATTAATTGGTATTAGTACAGAAGAACAACCCAGCGCCCAAACAGTCAAGCAACTAGTAGAGTCAATTAAAAAAATAGGTGTTCCGGCGATTTTTGCTGAGACTACAATTAACCCTACTTTGATTAAAACTGTAGCGCAAGAAGCAGGGGTGAAATTAGCACCGCGTCAACTTTATTCTGATTCCATTGGTGCGCCTGGAAGTGATGGTGATTCTTATAGCAAAATGATGCAGGCGAATACACAGACTATTGTCGAAGCATTGGCAGGAAAGTACACGCCGTTTCAACCTGCTACTTCAAAGAAAAATTGA
- a CDS encoding helix-turn-helix domain-containing protein, giving the protein MSLTDRGDRFIIEPNTTAKIRYLSSMGLVRLRIQEFADKEGWTIKEVSDRSGVPYGTVKTYMRLPQRSTVDLTALKKLAQTFDVLLEDLFEIVEE; this is encoded by the coding sequence TTGAGTTTGACAGACCGAGGCGATCGCTTTATTATTGAACCTAACACTACAGCGAAAATTCGCTATCTGTCAAGCATGGGTTTGGTAAGGTTACGCATTCAAGAATTTGCTGACAAAGAAGGCTGGACGATTAAGGAAGTATCCGATCGCTCAGGTGTGCCATATGGTACGGTAAAAACTTACATGCGCTTGCCGCAAAGGTCAACTGTTGACCTGACTGCCCTCAAAAAATTAGCTCAGACGTTTGATGTGTTGTTAGAAGATTTATTTGAAATAGTAGAAGAGTAG
- the typA gene encoding translational GTPase TypA, with protein sequence MTLPIRNVAIIAHVDHGKTTLVDALLKQSGIFREGEDVPDCVMDSNALERERGITILSKNTAVKYKDTLINIVDTPGHADFGGEVERVLGMVDGCILIVDANEGPMPQTRFVLKKALEKGLRPIVVVNKIDRPQADPYGAIDKVLDLFLELGADEDQCDFPYLFASGLSGYAKDDLDDEPKDMQPLFDAILRHVPPPVGDVNKPLQLQVTTLDYSEYLGRIVIGRIHNGKIRMGQQAALVTEKGDIVKAKITKLMGFEGLKRVEMEEASAGYIVAVAGFADANIGETITDPNEPQALPLIKVDEPTLQMTFWVNDSPFAGQEGKLVTSRQVRDRLFRELETNVALRVEETDSPDKFLVSGRGELHLGILIETMRREGYEFQVSQPQVIYREVNGQPCEPYELLVLDVPEDGVGSCIERLGQRKGEMQDMQVGGNGRTQLEFVIPARGLIGFRGEFMRMTRGEGIMNHSFLDYRPITGDIEARNKGVLIAFEEGVSTFYAMKNAEDRGVFFITPGTKVYKGMIVGEHNRPQDLELNVCKTKQLTNHRASSGEELVQLQAPVDMSLERALEYIGPDELVEVTPQSIRLRKMAKKLARR encoded by the coding sequence ATGACGCTCCCAATCCGTAACGTCGCTATTATCGCCCACGTAGACCACGGCAAAACAACCCTCGTTGATGCTCTCCTCAAACAATCCGGCATTTTCCGTGAAGGTGAAGACGTTCCGGATTGCGTCATGGACTCCAACGCCCTGGAAAGGGAACGGGGAATTACTATTCTTTCTAAAAATACAGCAGTCAAGTATAAAGACACGCTGATTAATATTGTCGATACTCCCGGACACGCTGACTTTGGCGGTGAAGTTGAACGTGTACTCGGCATGGTTGATGGTTGCATCCTGATTGTAGATGCCAACGAAGGCCCTATGCCTCAGACTCGCTTTGTGTTGAAAAAGGCACTGGAAAAAGGATTACGTCCCATTGTCGTAGTTAACAAGATTGACCGTCCGCAAGCAGACCCCTACGGTGCAATTGATAAAGTACTGGATCTGTTTCTGGAATTAGGTGCAGACGAAGACCAGTGTGATTTTCCTTATCTGTTCGCCTCTGGTTTAAGTGGTTATGCCAAAGATGACTTGGATGATGAACCCAAGGATATGCAGCCGTTGTTTGATGCAATTCTGCGTCATGTTCCACCACCAGTAGGCGATGTAAATAAACCATTGCAGCTGCAAGTTACGACCCTAGATTATTCTGAATATCTGGGACGGATTGTGATTGGCAGAATTCACAACGGTAAGATCCGCATGGGACAGCAAGCGGCTTTGGTGACAGAAAAGGGTGATATTGTCAAAGCCAAAATCACCAAGTTGATGGGCTTTGAAGGCTTAAAGCGGGTGGAAATGGAAGAAGCTTCTGCTGGTTATATTGTGGCAGTGGCTGGTTTTGCTGATGCAAATATTGGTGAAACAATCACCGATCCCAATGAACCCCAGGCTTTACCACTGATTAAAGTGGATGAACCGACATTACAGATGACCTTCTGGGTTAACGATTCACCTTTTGCCGGTCAAGAAGGAAAACTGGTGACATCTCGGCAAGTGCGCGATCGCCTTTTCCGCGAACTAGAAACCAACGTCGCCCTGCGCGTCGAAGAAACCGACTCTCCCGATAAATTCCTCGTTTCTGGTCGTGGTGAGTTGCACCTGGGTATTTTAATCGAAACCATGCGCCGTGAAGGTTATGAGTTTCAAGTCTCTCAGCCTCAGGTAATTTACCGCGAAGTCAACGGACAACCTTGTGAACCTTACGAACTCTTAGTTCTAGACGTTCCTGAAGATGGTGTTGGTAGCTGCATTGAACGCTTAGGACAACGCAAGGGCGAAATGCAAGATATGCAAGTTGGTGGTAATGGACGCACCCAACTAGAGTTCGTGATTCCCGCCCGTGGATTAATTGGTTTCCGGGGTGAATTCATGCGGATGACACGGGGTGAAGGTATCATGAATCACAGCTTCTTAGACTATCGTCCCATCACTGGCGATATTGAAGCCCGCAACAAAGGCGTGTTAATTGCTTTTGAAGAGGGTGTCTCTACTTTCTACGCGATGAAGAATGCCGAAGATAGAGGTGTATTCTTTATCACGCCTGGCACGAAGGTCTACAAGGGCATGATTGTCGGCGAACATAATCGTCCCCAAGACTTGGAACTGAATGTCTGTAAGACCAAGCAGCTTACCAACCACCGCGCTTCTAGCGGTGAAGAATTGGTGCAGTTGCAAGCGCCAGTAGACATGAGCTTAGAGCGTGCTTTAGAGTACATTGGGCCCGATGAATTGGTGGAAGTAACTCCTCAATCAATTCGTCTGCGGAAGATGGCAAAGAAGTTGGCTAGGCGTTAG
- the ygfZ gene encoding CAF17-like 4Fe-4S cluster assembly/insertion protein YgfZ: MSTSAIDAKDTAAIQAAQTTVAVCDRSHWGRIKVSDDDRLRFLHNQSTNDFQTLKPGQGCDTVFVTSTGRTIDLVTSYVMEDAVLLLVSPNRREFLMQWLDRYIFFADKVQLTDITDETATFSLIGPGSDAIVEKLGAEAIIGQPYGNHLSIPSVNEGDKGGVIFAIGSGLASPGYTLILPASVKETIWNKIVELGAVPMSDRAWEVLRIIQGRPAPEQELTDDYNPLEAGLWQTISFNKGCYIGQETIARLNTYQGVKQHLWGIRLSALVEPGTTITVGDEKIGKLTSCTETAEGYRGLGYIRTKAGGAGLQIQVGEATGEIVEVPYVSHEYPQ, encoded by the coding sequence ATGTCTACATCTGCTATTGACGCTAAAGATACAGCAGCTATCCAAGCAGCACAAACAACAGTTGCAGTATGCGATCGCTCCCATTGGGGACGCATCAAAGTTTCTGATGACGATCGCCTCCGCTTTTTGCACAACCAAAGCACTAACGATTTTCAAACACTTAAACCAGGTCAAGGCTGCGATACAGTTTTTGTGACATCCACTGGCCGTACTATTGACTTAGTGACAAGCTATGTCATGGAAGATGCGGTGCTATTGTTGGTTTCGCCCAACCGTCGTGAGTTTTTGATGCAATGGCTAGATCGTTACATCTTTTTTGCTGACAAGGTACAGCTAACCGATATCACTGATGAAACTGCAACCTTTAGCCTGATAGGCCCGGGAAGTGACGCCATCGTCGAAAAGCTGGGTGCTGAGGCAATTATCGGTCAACCCTACGGAAATCACCTCTCCATCCCCTCCGTGAACGAGGGGGATAAAGGAGGGGTCATCTTTGCCATTGGTAGTGGCTTAGCTTCCCCAGGATACACCCTGATTTTGCCAGCCTCTGTTAAAGAAACTATTTGGAACAAAATCGTTGAATTGGGTGCAGTTCCAATGAGCGATCGCGCTTGGGAAGTGTTGCGAATTATACAAGGTCGCCCGGCTCCCGAACAGGAATTAACAGATGATTACAATCCTCTGGAAGCCGGATTATGGCAAACAATTTCTTTTAACAAAGGTTGTTATATCGGACAAGAAACCATCGCCCGTTTAAATACTTATCAAGGTGTAAAACAGCACCTTTGGGGTATACGTTTAAGCGCTCTCGTCGAACCAGGAACAACTATTACAGTCGGCGATGAAAAAATCGGCAAGCTAACTAGCTGCACAGAAACCGCTGAAGGTTATCGTGGTTTAGGCTACATCCGTACCAAAGCTGGTGGTGCAGGTTTGCAAATCCAAGTCGGAGAAGCCACGGGTGAAATAGTAGAAGTTCCCTATGTATCTCATGAGTACCCACAGTAA